Proteins from one Megalops cyprinoides isolate fMegCyp1 chromosome 11, fMegCyp1.pri, whole genome shotgun sequence genomic window:
- the rbm45 gene encoding RNA-binding protein 45, translated as MEDCSFRPSTDSLDDPPNSRLFLVISKSISEDVIREHFSVFGEIQDIWMVKDKQTKESKGVSFVKFAKSSQACTAMEEMHGKCLAEGTKPIKVFMAQSRSSGSHRDVEDEELTRIFVMIPKTFTEDDLKETFKEYGDIEYCIIIKNKTTGESKGLGYVRYHKPSQAATAIENCDKTFRAILAEPRTKNSSTDNDYFNNARSDHVTGDPGMSAYPFADGSNYPMGDGRGNDIITRCLMVSSRASVTQEQIYGLFDLIPGMDYCEMQRDPYGFNKGQAMIRYNNLGSAVYAKEKLNGFEYPPGNRLVVTYIDDGEDRSSPVGKMAMQLVAAQMMSMVWNGPSGPQLMKTSAGFAAPTVPQPPRVQTDVVLPPLKKLAPSDSWVKERLFVVFNPAPLPVDVLEDVFCRFGSLVEVYLVPGRNVGYMKYAERKNANDAMAALHGKVINGVKLKVMLADPPKEESHKRQRTY; from the exons ATGGAGGACTGCTCATTTAGGCCGTCCACGGACAGCCTCGACGACCCCCCGAACAGTCGTTTGTTCCTGGTGATAAGCAAATCCATCTCGGAAGATGTGATCCGGGAGCATTTTTCCGTTTTCGGGGAAATCCAGGACATCTGGATGgtcaaagacaaacagacaaaagagtCTAAGGGAGTCTCGTTTGTTAAGTTTGCCAAATCCTCGCAGGCGTGCACAGCGATGGAAGAAATGCACGGAAAATGCCTAGCAGAAGGAACCAAACCCATTAAG GTGTTCATGGCACAGTCACGGTCCTCGGGCAGCCACCGAGATGTGGAGGACGAAGAGCTGACCAGAATATTTGTCATGATTCCCAAGACTTTTACGGAAGACGATTTGAAAGAAACTTTCAAG GAGTATGGAGACATAGAATACTGCATCATCATTAAGAACAAAACTACTGGGGAGAGTAAAGGATTGGGCTATGTGAGGTATCACAAGCCATCTCAAGCAGCTACTGCCATAGAGAACTGTGACAAAA CATTCAGGGCCATTCTTGCTGAACCCAGAACCAAAAACTCGTCTACAGATAACGACTACTTCAACAACGCCAGATCAGACCATGTGACTGGTGACCCTGGAATGAGTGCCTATCCCTTCG CTGATGGCAGTAATTACCCAATGGGAGACGGCCGCggcaatgacatcatcaccagGTGCCTGATGGTGTCATCAAGAGCGAGTGTCACCCAAGAGCAGATTTACGGTCTCTTTGACCTGATCCCTGGGATGGATtactgtgaaatgcagagagatCCCTATGGATTTAACAAAG GGCAAGCCATGATCCGTTACAACAATCTGGGCTCAGCTGTGTACGCTAAAGAGAAGCTAAATGGGTTTGAGTATCCTCCTGGAAACCGGCTTGTTGTGACGTACATAGACGATGGGGAGGACCGCTCCAG cCCGGTGGGGAAGATGGCCATGCAGCTGGTGGCTGCCCAGATGATGTCGATGGTGTGGAACGGACCCTCGGGGCCTCAGCTCATGAAGACGAGTGCT GGCTTCGCAGCTCCCACTGTTCCCCAGCCTCCCCGGGTCCAGACGGACGTGGTGCTGCCGCCCTTGAAGAAGCTGGCGCCCTCTGACAGCTGGGTGAAGGAGCGCCTCTTCGTGGTCTTCAACCCCGCGCCTCTGCCGGTGGACGTGCTCGAGGATGTCTTTTG TCGCTTTGGGTCGCTGGTGGAAGTGTACCTGGTGCCGGGCCGGAACGTGGGCTACATGAAGTACGCCGAGAGGAAGAATGCCAATGACGCCATGGCGGCATTGCACGGAAAGGTGATCAACGGCGTGAAGCTGAAGGTGATGCTGGCCGACCCCCCCAAGGAGGAGTCCCACAAGCGGCAGAGGACGTACTAG